The Blautia luti nucleotide sequence AGTGCAGAAAAAAGCGGTGACCCTGACTCTGTGTAAGAATAACGGCGCAGTATACAGTACCACCAGAATGGCACAGGGAAGCACATATAAACTGTCCGGTGTCAAGGATGCCAACGGTTACACATTCATGGGCTGGTCTGAACAAGCAGGCCAGAAGGTGAACCCGGACTATGAAGCAGAGGAAACCATTACGGTCAAAAAAAATACTACACTATATGCAGTAGTATTCAACAGATCTTCGGAAGATAATCTGTCCGCAGATGTTCTTCCACAGGTAAACTCCTATAAATATAAAAATGTGGTGTTTATTGGAGACTCCCGTACAGAATATATGAAAAATGCTTTGGCACGTGCGGGTGCAAACACAAATTATGTGAAATTTATCTGTAAGGCAGGGGAAGGATATAGCTGGCTGACAGGTACTGCAGTACCTCAGCTCCAGGAACTGGTAAAAAATGATACCAACAGCATTCTTTCTAAGAAAACAGCAGTGATCTTCAATTTCGGTGTAAACGATTATAATGAGTATGCGAAATATGCAGCCTATTATAAGCTGATCGCCTCCTCTCTGGAGAAGAAAGGATGTGAACTGTACTTCATGTCTGTAAACCCGATCAACCGCCTGATGCTTTCCAATACAGGAAGGGCAGACAGAAGCGAAGCGAAGATACGGTCATTTAACACCTATATGCAGAAGAATCTGCTTTCATCATACACTTACATTGATATGTACAGCTACCTGAAGGCAACAGGATACAGTTTCGCCAGTGATAAATACGGAGCCGGAAGCATAGATGACGGACTTCATTACACAGCCAGAACCTATAAGAGAATCTTTACCCAGTGCCTGCGGTCCCTGAAGAACAGCTGATGTAATAAAACTGATATAAAAAACAATTGCAAATCCCAGATTACTCCTTGCGTGAAGACGGGGAATAGTCTATACTAAAGGACGAGACGTCTGTTAAGGTTAACAGCGTTTCGTCTTTTTTACCAAAAGTGTGAGAATGATGAGAGAAAGAGGAAACATAGATATGAAACTGACAACAGTAAAAGAAATTTACAAAGAGAGAGAAAAATATCTGGATCAGGAGGTTACTGTAGGCGGATGGGTAAGAAGTGTTCGTGATTCCAAGACCTTCGGATTTATCGTACTTCATGATGGTACTTTTTTTGAAACACTGCAGGTAGTTTACCATGATACAATGAAGAACTTCGCAGATATCAGCAAGCTGAATGTAGGTGCAGCTATCATCGTAAAAGGAACTCTGGTAGCAACTCCTCAGGCAAAGCAGCCATTCGAGATCCAGGCTACAGAGGTTACAGTAGAGGGTGCCTCCGCTCCGGATTACCCGTTACAGAAGAAGCGCCACAGCCTTGAATACTTAAGAACTATCACACATCTCCGTCCGAGAACAAACACATTTCAGGCAGTATTCCGTGTTCGTTCCATCTGTGCTTATGCAATCCACCGTTTCTTCCAGGAACAGGGATTTGTATATGTACACACACCACTGATCACAGGAAGTGACTGTGAGGGTGCCGGTGAGATGTTCCAGGTTACCACACTGGACATGAACAATGTTCCTGTAGATGATAAAGGCGCTGTGGACTATTCCCAGGACTTCTTCGGAAAAGAAACCAACCTGACAGTAAGCGGCCAGTTAAACTGTGAGACTTTCGCACAGGCATTCCGCAATGTTTATACATTCGGACCAACATTCCGTGCAGAGAACTCCAACACTACACGTCATGCAGCAGAATTCTGGATGATCGAGCCTGAATGTGCATTCGCAGACCTGAATGACAACATGGATCTGGCAGAGGCTATGCTGAAATATGTGATCCGTTATGTACTGGAGAACGCTCCGGAGGAGATGAACTTTTTCAATTCCTTCATTGACAAAGGACTTCTGGACAGACTGAACCATGTGATCAACTCCGAGTTCGGTCATGTAACTTATACAGAAGCAGTAGAACTTCTGGAGAAGAACAACGATAAATTTGATTACAAGGTATTCTGGGGATGTGATCTGCAGACAGAGCATGAGCGTTATCTTACAGAAGAGATCTTTAAGAAACCGGTATTTGTAACAGATTATCCGAAGGAGATCAAGGCCTTCTATATGAAGATGAACGAGGACAATAAGACAGTTGCAGCTATGGACTGCCTGGTACCTGGAATCGGAGAGATCATCGGCGGAAGCCAGAGAGAGGACGATATCGAGAAACTTGAGAAACGTATGGATGAGCTGGGACTGAAGAAAGAGGATTATGATTTCTATCTGGATCTTCGTAAATATGGTTCCACACGCCATTCAGGATTTGGACTGGGATTTGAACGCTGCGTAATGTACCTGACCGGCATGGGAAATATCCGCGACGTAATCCCGTTCCCAAGAACTGTAAAGAACTGTGATTTATAATCAGGGAGAGCTGATAGGTTCTGCGCCTGAATAAGAAAGAGAGATTGGCATGAGATTTATTCATCTTGCAGATGTGCATCTGGGAGCTGTGCCTGACAGAGGCTGCCCCTGGAGTGAACGGCGGGAGGAAGAAATCTGGGAAACTTTCCGCCGGGTTATTGCGGGCATCCGCGAGAATCCGGTGGATTTGTTATTTATAGCAGGAGATTTATTCCATCGTCAGCCGCTTTTACGAGAGTTAAAGGAAGTGAATTACCTGTTTTCCACCATCCCGGATACCAGGGTTTATCTGATGGCAGGGAATCATGATTATATTAAACCGGATTCCTTTTACAGGGATTTTAAATGGGCAGAGAATGTAGTATTTTTCAGAAATGAACACCTTACCTGTATCAAGGATGAGAAGCTGGATGTTTATGTATACGGGTTGAGCTATGAACACCAGGAAATCGAAGAACCCCTGTATGACGCTGCCAGGCCGGGAGAGGGAGAAGGACTGCATATCCTTCTGGCACACGGAGGAGATGCCTCACATATTCCCATGAATGTAAAGGGCCTGTCAGCAGCAGGATTTGACTACATTGCCATGGGCCATATCCATAAACCGGAGATCCTTCTGAGGGATAAAGCAGCCTATGCAGGAGCTCTGGAGCCTATTGACAGGAATGACCTGGGAGAACATGGATACATCGAAGGGCATCTGGAAAACGGGCGCCTGAAAACGAACTTTGTACCTTTTGCCTGCCGTTCCTATGAGCAGATCATTCTGATGCTCAGGGAAGGTTCCACCCAGGCATCCCTGGAGGATATGTTGCGGGCAGATCTGGCAAGCAGAGGAAGGATGAACATTTACCGGATCATTATCAAGGGAAACCGTGCTCCGGAGCTTCTGCTTCTGCCTGAGAAACTGAAATCCTTCGGCTATGTAACAGAAGTTCTGGATGAATCCAGGCCGGCCTACGATCTGGAGGAGATTCAGAAGAAATACAAAGGAACCCTGATCGGTGATTATATCAGTTATTTTCTCGAAAAGGACAGGAATCTGGTAGAAGAAAAGGCATTATATTACGGGCTTCAGGCATTGCTGGAGACAAGCAGGTGACAGATAGAATATGATAATCAGACGTTTAAATATCAGAAATTTCGGAAAGATCCACGATCGGACTTTAGAGTTTTCGCCGGGGATCAATGTACTCTACGGTGAGAATGAAAGCGGAAAGACCACAGTACATACTTTCATAAAGAGCATGCTTTTCAGTCTTTCCAGAATGCGGGGAAAAGCAGCCAGAAATGATGTATACAGCACCTATGAACCATGGGAGAATCCGGGAATGTACGGCGGGATCATGTGGTTTCAGAGCCAGGGACACAATTACCGGCTTACAAGGAATTTCCAGAAGGAGCATCTGATGGGGGAACTGCTGAATGAAGACAGCAAGGAGCTGACAGATGTGGAGAAGGGAAGCCTGGAAGGAATACTGGGAAATGTAAGTGAGGCTATATATGATAATACAGTATCCGTGGCGCAGCTGAAAAGCGTTACAGGACAGGATCTGGTCCGTGAACTGCAGAATTATATGGCAAGTTATCAGGGAACAGGGGACAGTTCCATTGACCTGGGAAGGACAGCACAGATGCTGAAAATGTCCAGAAAGGGCTATCTGGTCCAGGAGGACAGAAGACAGAAAGAGATTGATGCCCAACAGCAGAAACTCATGGTGAATATTGATTATATCCAGGGTGAGATCCGGGATATCAGGGAAAAGCTTTCCAAGATAGATGAGCAGGAGGGATCCCTTCATATGCGCCCCGGTGATGAATCTGGTGCAGCACTTCTGGATCAGAGAGTAGCCAGGACCCGTGCCAAGAGAAATGGTTATGCTGCGGGGATGGTTGTGGCAGCTATAGCGGGGATCGTAGCATTGATCCTGGCAGCAGCGCTGGCAGACAGCATCAGGGTCAGCCTGGGAGTGGTGGCTGTTGCTGCGGCTGCGGTAGTTTTCTGTGGAATGCAGCAGCTGAAATATGCCAGGGAGCTGCAGAAGAGGATGAGGATGAAAGGCAGATGGCTGTCCAGACAGGAGAAGCTGAAATGGAACAGAGAGAGTCTTCAGCAGGATTATGATGAAAAAGAAACTGCATTGAAGAATCTGCAGGAAGAATACCGGGAATATGAAGATGAATCTTATTTTCCTTCCCAGAATGAGATTGAGATCCAGGCGCTGAATCTGGCCATGACTACCATAGATAGATTATCCCGTGACATCCATACGCAGGTAGGAGGAAGGCTCAGACAGAGGACATCCCAGATCCTCAGTGAGATCACAGGAGGAAAATACCAGGAAGTGCTCATGGATGCAGACCTTCATATGACTGTGAATACAGGAGATCGGACAGTAGGACTGGAACGACTCAGCCGGGGAACTATGGAGCAGATTTATTTCGCTCTGCGTATGGCTGCCGGGGAACTTCTGTGCAGGGAGGAGAGTTTCCCTGTGATCCTGGATGATGTATTCGGGATGTATGATGAAGAGAGACTTACAGCAGTACTTCGATGGTTATATAAAGAAGAGAAGCAGATCATTATCAGCACCTGCCATAAAAGAGAGATGGAGATCCTGGATAAAGAAGGGATTCCCTATCAGAAGATCTTATTGTAGATGTTGTAGGACATAATAAAAATCCCCCGCCGATGGCGGAGGATTTTTATTTCTTATCAGTCAGGAAATCTGTCCGGACTATTTCTCATCATACTGAGCCATATAGTTGTTTACGCAGCGTTTGATCCTGTCTACCGGGTTCAGCAGGTGGCTGACAGACAGGTCATGGTTCAGTGTATCAATGATCAGGGCTATATATTTACTCATATCACAGGAAATGTAGTATTCTTTTGCAAGAAGCTCAGGGGACTGATAGATCAGGTTGGTGGTAAGCAGCTTATCGAATACGCCTGCTTTATGAGCTTCATCAAATTTCTCCAGACCGTCTGTGAAGAGGCCGAAGGTGGAGCAGATATAAATACGTCCTGCACCTCTCTCTTTCAGAAGAGAAGCAATCTTCAGAACAGTATCTCCGGAGGAGATCATGTCATCGATGAGGATCATATCTTTACCCTTAAGGTTCGGGCCGAGGAATTCATAGGCTGCGATTGGGTGGCGGCCGTTGATCCTCTTGGAATAATCCAGACGTTTATAGTACATACCCATATCTACACC carries:
- the asnS gene encoding asparagine--tRNA ligase codes for the protein MKLTTVKEIYKEREKYLDQEVTVGGWVRSVRDSKTFGFIVLHDGTFFETLQVVYHDTMKNFADISKLNVGAAIIVKGTLVATPQAKQPFEIQATEVTVEGASAPDYPLQKKRHSLEYLRTITHLRPRTNTFQAVFRVRSICAYAIHRFFQEQGFVYVHTPLITGSDCEGAGEMFQVTTLDMNNVPVDDKGAVDYSQDFFGKETNLTVSGQLNCETFAQAFRNVYTFGPTFRAENSNTTRHAAEFWMIEPECAFADLNDNMDLAEAMLKYVIRYVLENAPEEMNFFNSFIDKGLLDRLNHVINSEFGHVTYTEAVELLEKNNDKFDYKVFWGCDLQTEHERYLTEEIFKKPVFVTDYPKEIKAFYMKMNEDNKTVAAMDCLVPGIGEIIGGSQREDDIEKLEKRMDELGLKKEDYDFYLDLRKYGSTRHSGFGLGFERCVMYLTGMGNIRDVIPFPRTVKNCDL
- a CDS encoding metallophosphoesterase family protein, whose translation is MRFIHLADVHLGAVPDRGCPWSERREEEIWETFRRVIAGIRENPVDLLFIAGDLFHRQPLLRELKEVNYLFSTIPDTRVYLMAGNHDYIKPDSFYRDFKWAENVVFFRNEHLTCIKDEKLDVYVYGLSYEHQEIEEPLYDAARPGEGEGLHILLAHGGDASHIPMNVKGLSAAGFDYIAMGHIHKPEILLRDKAAYAGALEPIDRNDLGEHGYIEGHLENGRLKTNFVPFACRSYEQIILMLREGSTQASLEDMLRADLASRGRMNIYRIIIKGNRAPELLLLPEKLKSFGYVTEVLDESRPAYDLEEIQKKYKGTLIGDYISYFLEKDRNLVEEKALYYGLQALLETSR
- a CDS encoding ATP-binding protein, translating into MIIRRLNIRNFGKIHDRTLEFSPGINVLYGENESGKTTVHTFIKSMLFSLSRMRGKAARNDVYSTYEPWENPGMYGGIMWFQSQGHNYRLTRNFQKEHLMGELLNEDSKELTDVEKGSLEGILGNVSEAIYDNTVSVAQLKSVTGQDLVRELQNYMASYQGTGDSSIDLGRTAQMLKMSRKGYLVQEDRRQKEIDAQQQKLMVNIDYIQGEIRDIREKLSKIDEQEGSLHMRPGDESGAALLDQRVARTRAKRNGYAAGMVVAAIAGIVALILAAALADSIRVSLGVVAVAAAAVVFCGMQQLKYARELQKRMRMKGRWLSRQEKLKWNRESLQQDYDEKETALKNLQEEYREYEDESYFPSQNEIEIQALNLAMTTIDRLSRDIHTQVGGRLRQRTSQILSEITGGKYQEVLMDADLHMTVNTGDRTVGLERLSRGTMEQIYFALRMAAGELLCREESFPVILDDVFGMYDEERLTAVLRWLYKEEKQIIISTCHKREMEILDKEGIPYQKILL